One genomic segment of Desulfomicrobium sp. ZS1 includes these proteins:
- the fumC gene encoding class II fumarate hydratase encodes MMKTRIETDSMGPVEVPQDRYWGAQTQRSLKYFRIGGDLMPPEIIHAFGILKLASVQANLELGKLSPHVAEPIMAACREVMDGKLAGHFPLHVWQTGSGTQTNMNVNEVVANRAIELIGGVLGSKTPVHPNDHVNMSQSSNDTFPAAMHIAAVLMLTGTLIPAVTAMHAELARKAGEWSGIVKIGRTHLQDAVPMTLGQEFSGYAALLEDNLERLRGCLPHLYRLALGGTAVGTGLGTPLDFAELATSRIVALTGLPFVPAPNFFAALSAHDAVVMASGALKTLAASLMKIANDIRWLASGPRAGLGELILPANEPGSSIMPGKVNPTQSEAMTMVCVQVMGLDAAIGFAGSQGNFELNVFKPVMIFNLLTGMRLLADACASFTAHALKGLAPDVNVIARHVGNSLMLVTALSPVIGYDKAAEVAHKAHAEGTSLKEACLELGYLDGETFDGLVRPLRMARPHEAG; translated from the coding sequence ATGATGAAAACGCGCATCGAGACCGACAGCATGGGGCCCGTCGAGGTGCCGCAGGATCGCTACTGGGGGGCGCAGACCCAGCGCTCTCTGAAATACTTCCGCATAGGCGGCGACCTCATGCCCCCGGAGATCATCCACGCCTTCGGCATTTTGAAACTCGCGTCGGTGCAGGCCAATCTGGAATTGGGCAAGCTGTCCCCCCACGTGGCCGAGCCCATCATGGCGGCCTGCCGGGAAGTCATGGACGGAAAGCTGGCCGGGCATTTTCCCCTGCATGTCTGGCAGACGGGCAGCGGCACCCAGACCAACATGAACGTGAACGAGGTCGTGGCCAACCGGGCAATCGAGCTGATTGGCGGGGTGCTCGGCAGCAAGACGCCCGTGCATCCCAATGATCACGTCAACATGTCCCAGTCCTCCAACGACACCTTTCCGGCGGCCATGCACATTGCGGCCGTGCTCATGCTCACGGGTACGTTGATCCCGGCCGTGACGGCCATGCATGCCGAGCTTGCACGCAAGGCCGGGGAGTGGAGCGGCATCGTCAAGATCGGCCGCACCCATCTGCAGGACGCCGTGCCCATGACCCTGGGTCAGGAGTTTTCGGGATACGCGGCCCTGCTGGAGGATAATCTGGAGCGGCTGCGGGGCTGCCTGCCGCATCTGTACCGCCTGGCGCTGGGCGGGACGGCGGTGGGCACGGGACTGGGCACGCCCCTGGATTTCGCCGAACTGGCCACGAGTCGGATCGTCGCGCTGACGGGGCTGCCGTTCGTGCCGGCCCCGAATTTTTTCGCCGCTCTTTCAGCCCATGACGCCGTGGTCATGGCTTCGGGAGCCCTCAAAACCCTGGCCGCCTCGCTCATGAAGATCGCCAACGACATCCGCTGGCTGGCTTCGGGTCCGCGCGCGGGGCTCGGCGAGCTCATCCTGCCTGCCAACGAGCCCGGCTCGTCCATCATGCCCGGCAAGGTCAACCCGACCCAGTCCGAGGCCATGACCATGGTCTGCGTGCAGGTCATGGGCCTGGACGCGGCCATCGGGTTCGCCGGTTCCCAGGGAAATTTCGAGCTGAACGTCTTCAAACCCGTCATGATCTTCAATCTGCTGACGGGCATGCGCCTTTTGGCCGATGCCTGCGCAAGCTTCACGGCTCACGCGCTGAAGGGTCTTGCGCCCGACGTGAACGTCATTGCCCGGCATGTGGGGAATTCGCTCATGCTGGTCACGGCCCTCTCGCCGGTCATCGGTTACGACAAGGCTGCCGAAGTGGCGCACAAGGCGCACGCCGAGGGCACAAGCCTGAAAGAGGCTTGCCTTGAACTCGGCTATCTGGACGGGGAGACGTTCGACGGATTGGTCCGGCCGCTTCGGATGGCCAGACCGCATGAGGCCGGGTGA
- a CDS encoding glycosyltransferase family 2 protein, with the protein MAKPEVTGLILTLNGAKHLDACLASLDFCDQILVVDSGSTDATHDIAAARKARVLVNPWPGPKKQFEFAFTHITTPWVVSLDQDEILSKELRASVINALQDPGDMSAFLCPRTSFYFDRFLRHSGWYPDLLPRVFKLADTGVHVSGPHYGFEPKGKTRRLAGDIIHYPYENLKQHVDKINYYTQIAAEEMHAKGKRAGVATAVGHGLARFMKIYFFRRGFLDGKAGFVLAVNSFFYAFQKYIRLAELGTAKHRDS; encoded by the coding sequence TTGGCTAAGCCGGAAGTCACAGGCCTGATCCTGACCCTGAACGGAGCAAAGCATCTCGACGCCTGCCTCGCCTCCCTTGATTTCTGCGACCAGATCCTGGTCGTGGACTCTGGCAGCACAGACGCGACGCACGATATCGCCGCCGCCCGCAAGGCCCGCGTGCTGGTCAACCCCTGGCCCGGGCCCAAGAAACAGTTCGAGTTCGCGTTCACGCACATTACCACGCCCTGGGTGGTCTCCCTCGACCAGGACGAGATATTGTCGAAAGAACTGCGCGCCTCGGTCATCAACGCGCTGCAGGACCCGGGGGACATGAGCGCCTTTCTCTGCCCCCGCACGTCCTTCTATTTCGACCGGTTCCTGCGGCACAGCGGCTGGTACCCGGATCTGCTGCCCCGCGTCTTCAAACTGGCCGACACGGGCGTGCATGTTTCGGGTCCGCACTATGGATTTGAACCAAAAGGAAAAACCCGGCGTCTGGCCGGAGACATCATCCACTACCCGTACGAAAACCTGAAGCAGCATGTGGACAAGATAAACTACTACACGCAGATCGCCGCCGAGGAGATGCACGCCAAGGGAAAGCGGGCGGGCGTGGCCACGGCGGTCGGCCACGGGCTGGCCAGATTCATGAAGATCTATTTCTTCCGGCGCGGATTTCTGGACGGCAAGGCCGGCTTCGTGCTGGCGGTCAATTCGTTTTTCTACGCGTTCCAGAAGTATATCCGGCTGGCGGAGCTTGGAACCGCGAAACACCGCGACTCCTGA
- the tmk gene encoding dTMP kinase, which yields MFLTFEGMEGCGKSTQCKKLIEHFVRQGHDVLHTLEPGGCRLGKELRRILLDPKNSDLSSTSELFLYLADRAQHVSSVIRPAMEDGRTVICDRFADSTVVYQGYGRGLDPSLLHHLNDVAVQGLWPDVTILLDVEPEIGLKRALTRNMQDNKTATEGRFEAESMAFHTRIREGYLTWAALHRSRFLVVDAGRNPDAVFDSILRGLEEKGLG from the coding sequence ATGTTTCTAACTTTTGAAGGCATGGAGGGCTGCGGAAAATCAACGCAGTGCAAAAAGCTCATCGAACATTTCGTGCGTCAGGGACACGACGTCCTGCACACTCTTGAACCCGGCGGCTGCCGCCTGGGCAAAGAATTGCGCCGCATCCTGCTCGACCCCAAGAACAGCGACCTGTCCTCCACCAGCGAACTTTTTCTGTATCTGGCCGACCGCGCCCAGCACGTGTCCTCAGTCATCCGGCCGGCCATGGAAGACGGACGCACCGTGATCTGCGACCGCTTTGCCGACTCCACCGTGGTCTACCAGGGCTACGGACGCGGCCTTGATCCGAGCCTGTTGCACCACTTGAACGACGTTGCGGTACAGGGACTCTGGCCCGACGTGACGATCCTCCTGGACGTGGAACCGGAGATCGGCCTGAAGCGCGCCCTGACCCGCAACATGCAGGACAACAAGACTGCCACCGAAGGCCGCTTCGAAGCCGAGAGCATGGCCTTCCACACCCGCATCCGCGAAGGTTATCTGACCTGGGCCGCTCTGCACCGCAGCCGCTTTCTGGTCGTGGACGCGGGCAGGAATCCGGATGCCGTGTTTGATTCCATCCTGCGCGGCCTGGAGGAAAAAGGCCTTGGCTAA